The following are from one region of the Mus caroli chromosome 13, CAROLI_EIJ_v1.1, whole genome shotgun sequence genome:
- the LOC110308556 gene encoding putative vomeronasal receptor-like protein 4: MNWNNIIQTIVFLSLTGPGIVGNILMFVRLVYTSAFRTEKKPVDLILIHLAFSNLIIICSTGIRDIATVFYFRNFLGDIGCKAVVYLARMARGLSICTTCLLSMVQAVTMSPRTTIWKKAKPQTSRQVLTYVFLFWILNILTSSNLLYYITAGSGMNRSGVTGYIGYCYMLPSKHIVKWLFLLLRAVRDLVFQSLMGWSSGYISFHLYKHHKRVLYLHSCRFVNSFSPEIRAAQSVVILMSCFLFFYWADFIFSLYTGSMVSHDSIILNIKTCLVLGYAVLSPFILMNRDVPVAKS; the protein is encoded by the coding sequence ATGAACTGGAATAACATTATCCAGACAatagtcttcctttctcttactGGACCTGGCATTGTAGGAAATATCTTAATGTTTGTGAGACTTGTGTACACTTCAGCCTTCAGGACTGAGAAAAAGCCTGTCGACCTTATTCTCATCCACTTGGCATTTTCTAATCTGATCATTATTTGTAGCACAGGGATCAGAGATATAGCCACAGTGTTTTATTTCAGAAACTTCCTTGGAGATATTGGCTGTAAAGCTGTAGTTTATCTAGCAAGGATGGCACGGGGCCTTTCTATCTGTACCACCTGTCTCCTCAGTATGGTCCAGGCTGTCACTATGAGTCCTAGGACAACCATTTGGAAAAAGGCCAAACCACAGACTTCGAGGCAAGTTCTTACTTATGTCTTCCTCTTTTGGATCCTTAATATTCTCACAAGTTCCAATTTGTTGTACTATATAACAGCTGGCAGTGGCATGAacagatctggagttacagggtaCATTGGATATTGCTATATGCTGCCATCCAAGCACATAGTTAAGTGGCTTTTCCTCTTGCTCAGGGCTGTTCGTGATCTCGTCTTCCAGAGTCTCATGGGCTGGAGCAGTGGATACATCTCTTTTCACCTGTATAAGCATCACAAGCGTGTCCTCTACCTTCATAGCTGCAGGTTTGTAAATAGTTTCAGCCCAGAGATCAGAGCTGCACAGAGTGTTGTCATTCTCATgagctgtttccttttcttttattgggcagacttcattttttctttatatacaggTTCCATGGTGAGTCATGATTCCATTatactaaatattaaaacatgtCTAGTACTTGGTTATGCTGTTCTCAGCCCCTTTATTCTGATGAACAGAGATGTCCCTGTTGCTAAATCCTAG